One part of the Lepeophtheirus salmonis chromosome 14, UVic_Lsal_1.4, whole genome shotgun sequence genome encodes these proteins:
- the LOC121129249 gene encoding uncharacterized protein isoform X2 gives MTLKFTILYFIFIVHFTSVSSTFLHFCESKERISSLKICDGHEDCSDNSDEKYCRSEDFEYKGYWHNTIRKVKRIDSGEIVYNLRRIIGPSHCLCIKKLGDNAKDCFIMEDIPEIINNSVSNCRGGQDEIVDIARLSTRLKQEEIFKIVKYAGHAGRICKDGKCILKEFPAEFTEEYCPKNYYSYCTSTRKCIRNDFPCQFRNHKICPPNRYLNEHEKCIQHKSSYSNNEGDASDECAPHNWRCPYFDGTGHSYKCEVGRCSIPFSCEDSKRDTFSNFLQISIEKIGEHDKHFVYVHLNKNLRFFVSKKKTNELEFQFLHSSGFKLRRTIVQKTLHDSKVNVLLRCEDNSEVHLTIDQDHTVSIASMYFRSQDISELIEVENNRNLGGVVKIIPPIARINKTVTPLNLFNPLKSFEVKSYLKYIETKKIYELSLKNQLGIFESDICPNGVISIMIETHYPSNQVIVGKRTEAFIMDGDYIHYLDSNGHKQTYTHMQCPKNITLIIYFLDKHLSQMFIKIDGAILELSTFETSDILDRIVFKQKPLSIQVTYSPNIPFLSVILTLITLITILALSLGIFVYSKKREKISYQQPRGNSVHIINNNEYYGETVTNGVELECRYSNYYYGQS, from the exons atgacACTTAAATTcactatattatatttcatttttattgttcatttcaCCAGTGTGTCATCTACCTTCCTCCATTTTTGTGAATCCAAGGAGCGAATAAGTTCATTAAAAATCTGCGATGGACACGAAGATTGTTCTGATAATTCTGACGAAAAATACTGCCGTTCAGAAGATTTTGAGTATAAAGGATATTGGCATAACACTATTAG GAAAGTCAAACGGATTGATAGCGGAGAAATAGTCTATAATTTGCGTAGAATCATTGGTCCCAGTCATTgtctttgtataaaaaaactggGTGATAATGCTAAAGATTGTTTTATAATGGAAGATATCCCGGAGATTATTAATAACTCTGTATCAAACTGTAGAGGTGGTCAAGATGAAATTGTAGACATTGCCAGACTTTCAACTCGACTCAAg CAAgaggaaatttttaaaatagtaaaatatgcAGGACATGCCGGCCGCATCTGTAAGGATGGTAAATGTATCCTGAAAGAATTTCCTGCTGAATTTACTGAAGAATACTGCCCGAAGAACTATTATTCATATTGTACATCTACAAGGAAATGTATTCGAAATGATTTCCCCTGTCAATTTAGGAACCACAAAATTTGTCCACCCAATCGTTATTTGAATGAGCATGAAAAGTGTATTCAGCATAAAAGTAGCTACTCCAACAACGAAGGTGATGCTTCCG ATGAATGTGCTCCTCACAACTGGAGATGTCCATATTTTGATGGAACAGGTCATTCTTACAAGTGTGAAGTTGGAAGATGCAGCATTCCATTTTCTTGTGAAGATTCAAAGAGGGATACTTTTTcgaattttcttcaaatttctaTTGAAAAGATTGGGGAGCATGACAAACATTTTGTTTAcgttcatttgaataaaaatttaagattttttgtctctaagaaaaaaacaaatgaactCGAGTTCCAATTTCTACATTCTTCAGGATTTAAACTTAGAAGAACCATTGTTCAGAAAACTTTACATGACTCGAAAGTAAACGTTTTACTTAGATGTGAAGATAACTCTGAGGTGCATCTAACCATCGATCAAGACCATACTGTCTCGATTGCATCCATGTATTTCAGATCTCAAGATATTTCTGAGTTAATTGAGGTAGAAAACAATCGGAATCTTGGTGGTGTGGTCAAAATTATTCCTCCTATTGCTAGAATTAATAAGACAGTTACTcccttgaatttatttaatccaTTGAAATCGTTTGAAGTGAAATCTTATCTAAAGtacatagaaacaaaaaagatttatgaacTTAGTCTTAAAAACCAATTAGGAATTTTTGAATCAGATATATGCCCAAATGGAGTCATCTCAATAATGATCGAAACACATTATCCCTCTAACCAAGTTATAGTCGGAAAAAGAACAGAGGCTTTTATCATGGATGGAGACTACATTCATTATCTTGACTCCAATGGCCACAAACAAACATATACTCACATGCAATGCCCCAAAAATATAactctaataatttattttctcgaCAAACATCTATCccaaatgtttataaaaatagatggTGCAATTTTGGAGCTATCTACCTTTGAGACATCAGACATTTTGGACAGAATTGTCTTCAAACAAAAGCCTCTATCAATACAAGTCACATATTCTCCGAATATACCTTTTCTCTCGGTTATACTCACATTGATTACTCTCATAACGATTCTTGCTTTAAGTTTGGGGATTTTCGTCTACtcaaaaaaaagggaaaaaatctcGTATCAACAACCAAGAGGCAATTCAGTtcatattatcaataataacgAGTATTATGGAGAAACAGTTACGAATGGAGTTGAATTGGAATGTCGCTATTCAAACTATTATTATGGACaaagttaa
- the LOC121129249 gene encoding uncharacterized protein isoform X1, whose amino-acid sequence MTLKFTILYFIFIVHFTSVSSTFLHFCESKERISSLKICDGHEDCSDNSDEKYCRSEDFEYKGYWHNTIRKVKRIDSGEIVYNLRRIIGPSHCLCIKKLGDNAKDCFIMEDIPEIINNSVSNCRGGQDEIVDIARLSTRLKVLELKISQEEIFKIVKYAGHAGRICKDGKCILKEFPAEFTEEYCPKNYYSYCTSTRKCIRNDFPCQFRNHKICPPNRYLNEHEKCIQHKSSYSNNEGDASDECAPHNWRCPYFDGTGHSYKCEVGRCSIPFSCEDSKRDTFSNFLQISIEKIGEHDKHFVYVHLNKNLRFFVSKKKTNELEFQFLHSSGFKLRRTIVQKTLHDSKVNVLLRCEDNSEVHLTIDQDHTVSIASMYFRSQDISELIEVENNRNLGGVVKIIPPIARINKTVTPLNLFNPLKSFEVKSYLKYIETKKIYELSLKNQLGIFESDICPNGVISIMIETHYPSNQVIVGKRTEAFIMDGDYIHYLDSNGHKQTYTHMQCPKNITLIIYFLDKHLSQMFIKIDGAILELSTFETSDILDRIVFKQKPLSIQVTYSPNIPFLSVILTLITLITILALSLGIFVYSKKREKISYQQPRGNSVHIINNNEYYGETVTNGVELECRYSNYYYGQS is encoded by the exons atgacACTTAAATTcactatattatatttcatttttattgttcatttcaCCAGTGTGTCATCTACCTTCCTCCATTTTTGTGAATCCAAGGAGCGAATAAGTTCATTAAAAATCTGCGATGGACACGAAGATTGTTCTGATAATTCTGACGAAAAATACTGCCGTTCAGAAGATTTTGAGTATAAAGGATATTGGCATAACACTATTAG GAAAGTCAAACGGATTGATAGCGGAGAAATAGTCTATAATTTGCGTAGAATCATTGGTCCCAGTCATTgtctttgtataaaaaaactggGTGATAATGCTAAAGATTGTTTTATAATGGAAGATATCCCGGAGATTATTAATAACTCTGTATCAAACTGTAGAGGTGGTCAAGATGAAATTGTAGACATTGCCAGACTTTCAACTCGACTCAAggttttggaattaaaaatttct CAAgaggaaatttttaaaatagtaaaatatgcAGGACATGCCGGCCGCATCTGTAAGGATGGTAAATGTATCCTGAAAGAATTTCCTGCTGAATTTACTGAAGAATACTGCCCGAAGAACTATTATTCATATTGTACATCTACAAGGAAATGTATTCGAAATGATTTCCCCTGTCAATTTAGGAACCACAAAATTTGTCCACCCAATCGTTATTTGAATGAGCATGAAAAGTGTATTCAGCATAAAAGTAGCTACTCCAACAACGAAGGTGATGCTTCCG ATGAATGTGCTCCTCACAACTGGAGATGTCCATATTTTGATGGAACAGGTCATTCTTACAAGTGTGAAGTTGGAAGATGCAGCATTCCATTTTCTTGTGAAGATTCAAAGAGGGATACTTTTTcgaattttcttcaaatttctaTTGAAAAGATTGGGGAGCATGACAAACATTTTGTTTAcgttcatttgaataaaaatttaagattttttgtctctaagaaaaaaacaaatgaactCGAGTTCCAATTTCTACATTCTTCAGGATTTAAACTTAGAAGAACCATTGTTCAGAAAACTTTACATGACTCGAAAGTAAACGTTTTACTTAGATGTGAAGATAACTCTGAGGTGCATCTAACCATCGATCAAGACCATACTGTCTCGATTGCATCCATGTATTTCAGATCTCAAGATATTTCTGAGTTAATTGAGGTAGAAAACAATCGGAATCTTGGTGGTGTGGTCAAAATTATTCCTCCTATTGCTAGAATTAATAAGACAGTTACTcccttgaatttatttaatccaTTGAAATCGTTTGAAGTGAAATCTTATCTAAAGtacatagaaacaaaaaagatttatgaacTTAGTCTTAAAAACCAATTAGGAATTTTTGAATCAGATATATGCCCAAATGGAGTCATCTCAATAATGATCGAAACACATTATCCCTCTAACCAAGTTATAGTCGGAAAAAGAACAGAGGCTTTTATCATGGATGGAGACTACATTCATTATCTTGACTCCAATGGCCACAAACAAACATATACTCACATGCAATGCCCCAAAAATATAactctaataatttattttctcgaCAAACATCTATCccaaatgtttataaaaatagatggTGCAATTTTGGAGCTATCTACCTTTGAGACATCAGACATTTTGGACAGAATTGTCTTCAAACAAAAGCCTCTATCAATACAAGTCACATATTCTCCGAATATACCTTTTCTCTCGGTTATACTCACATTGATTACTCTCATAACGATTCTTGCTTTAAGTTTGGGGATTTTCGTCTACtcaaaaaaaagggaaaaaatctcGTATCAACAACCAAGAGGCAATTCAGTtcatattatcaataataacgAGTATTATGGAGAAACAGTTACGAATGGAGTTGAATTGGAATGTCGCTATTCAAACTATTATTATGGACaaagttaa
- the LOC121129252 gene encoding persulfide dioxygenase ETHE1, mitochondrial encodes MSGFRFIQKAGGVFVKNFIQQHQLHQAMSPLIAPKWQSNVFFRQLFDQDSWTYTYLLADIDSKEALLIDPVIEKANRDLDIIKDYGLTLKYCLNTHVHADHITGSGLLKKLSPGVKSIISKQSGADADIHVEEGDKIQLGVIELDVHNTPGHTNGCITFVSHDSSCAFTGDAILIRGCGRTDFQQGDASRLYHSVWDKILSLPDNYLLYPAHDYQGRLFTSVKEEKMYNKRLTKSEDEFIKIMDTLGLAYPKKIDVALPANLKCGLDDLPKDLEHLVK; translated from the exons ATGTCCGGATTTCGTTTTATTCAAAAAGCAGGCggagtttttgtcaaaaactttaTTCAACAACATCAGCTTCATCAAGCCATGTCTCCACTCATCGCTCCCAAGTGGCAATCAAATGTCTTTTTCAGACaa CTCTTTGATCAGGACTCTTGGACTTATACGTATTTATTGGCTGACATTGATTCCAAGGAGGCATTATTAATCGATCCTGTCATTGAAAAGGCTAATAGGGATTTGGATATTATCAAGGACTACGGATTGACCCTCAAATATTGCc TTAACACCCATGTACATGCTGATCATATTACTGGATCCGGACTTCTCAAAAAGCTTAGTCCAGGTGTCAAATCCATTATTTCGAAGCAAAGTGGAGCTGATGCAGATATTCATGTAGAAGAAGGAGATAAGATCCAATTGGGGGTCATTGAATTAGATGTTCATAATACACCTGGGCATACTAATGGATGTATCACTTTCGTTTCTCATGATAGTTCGTGTGCCTTCACTGGAGACGCCATTTTGATAAGAGGCTGTGGACGTACAGATTTTCAACAAGGAGACGCTTCAAGGCTATATCACTCCGTTTGGGACAAAATACTTTCCCTTCCAgataattatttgttgtatCCTGCTCATGACTATCAAG GACGACTATTCACTTCCGTGAAGGAAGAGAAGATGTACAACAAAAGATTAACAAAAAGTGAAGATGAATTTATCAAGATAATGGATACTCTTGGATTAGCTTAtcctaaaaaaattg aTGTGGCTTTACCTGCTAACCTTAAGTGTGGATTGGATGACTTGCCAAAGGACTTGGAACATTTGGTCAAATAA
- the LOC121129251 gene encoding tRNA wybutosine-synthesizing protein 2 homolog — protein MQEALRKEQRYVLVSKHNIQNARDLLTKWNVFLKSVEFLRGNEYQDRVGVPITDDFDVSKLNSALKDTCSVVLIGRSQGAKKSRSVKHDIHEKIREVMMMNNLWTSGLENSLPNHWEKHSDLILLPENSLKGDAFSQSIEDITKIMCDNLKVKRVARKSRICSNDFRSPKVEFLTAFDNNTWAERIDNGIIYKWDITKSMFSAGNITEKLRISHFDCSNEVVVDLFAGIGYFSLPYLVKAKAKFLHACEWNPGAVDALRINMKINKVPCDKYAIHFGDNRKVCPEDVADRVNLGLIPSSECSWEAACRALKIKTGGVLHIHGNVDSSKYESTKEALNTWGAETKASIQTILGSRWVTKILHIENVKSYGPKIYHAVADLQCKPNYK, from the exons ATGCAAGAAGCGCTTCGGAAGGAGCAGCGATATGTCTTGGTCAGCAAGCATAATATTCAAAATGCTCGAGACCTACTCACTAAATGGAATGTGTTTCTCAAAAGTGTCGAATTCCTGAGGGGGAATGAATATCAAGACAGAGTAGGGGTTCCTATAACGGATGACTTTGATGTATCAAAACTCAATAGTGCTCTTAAGGACACTTGTAGCGTTGTTCTCATCGGGAGGAGTCAAGGGGCAAAAAAATCTAGGTCCGTAAAGCATGACATTCATGAGAAAATCCGAGAA GTCAtgatgatgaataatttatggaCTTCGGGTCTAGAGAATAGTCTTCCAAATCACTGGGAAAAACACTCGGATCTTATTTTACTTCCAGAAAACTCTCTCAAAGGTGATGCATTTTCTCAATCCATCGAAGACATCACCAAAATTATGTGCGACAACTTAAAAGTTAAGAGAGTAGCGCGGAAATCCAGAATTTGTTCGAATGATTTTAGAAGTCCTAAAGTGGAATTTTTAACAGCTTTTGATAATAATACGTGGGCCGAAAGGATCGACAATGGCATTATTTACAAATGGGATATTACGAAATCGATGTTTAGTGCGGGGAACATAACTGAAAAATTACGAATTAGTCATTTTGATTGTAGTAATGAAGTAGTGGTTGATTTATTCGCAGGAATAGGATATTTCTCTTTGCCATATTTAGTGAAGGCCAAAGCCAAGTTTCTTCACGCTTGCGAATGGAATCCTGGAGCGGTTGATGCATTgcgaataaatatgaaaataaataaagttcctTGTGATAAATATGCAATTCATTTTGGGGATAATCGAAAGGTGTGCCCGGAAGATGTAGCAGATCGTGTAAATTTGGGACTTATACCTAGCTCAGAATGCTCGTGGGAAGCTGCGTGTagagctttaaaaataaaaactggagGGGTATTGCACATCCATGGAAATGTGGattcatcaaaatatgaatcGACGAAAGAGGCCTTAAATACATGGGGTGCTGAGACCAAAGCAAGTATTCAAACGATTTTGGGTAGTCGTTGGGTTACAAAGATACTCCATATCGAAAATGTTAAATCTTATGGGCCAAAAATATATCATGCTGTAGCTGATCTTCAATGTAAAcccaattataaataa
- the Hmgcr gene encoding uncharacterized protein Hmgcr — translation MTRRPPLKFLEDVSECLGQATVKQPWEVLFVSLTSLLSLVTFVPLDGGSPEWSPVVVFVFRFLSLLRMYVQLKRIHRLGSAVLLHVAGLYAFLLSMTAFLLGGPDAAFSVLLLSDIPKMTQLTQYALSATHESCLPDRLSRAMQTLLPTLLYDTLLKLLLFTLLPLLVSSVVFALLLQAFVFAFVYPPLLSIALHLITSPQGQAKWNVKRILETLPTQEPPSRTPLRVLAFPVLVLLHLTCLQPPSLQLHIQNTPHILISLSLVLLSYYFYSNKDEDATSLHLRKSYEEAFTRKLQDQDSSVSRLKDDLDRASQSTDEGIGLTKSANSASDLKKSKILVVGDDSSSESAWSEVYMPDLKDQEAQTTEECLVVSSSDEDRDETLSEDGSSSHLLSGDHHSPPRSIERCLLILKENAQRNEPCPLTDEEVVTLVEERHIRSHALEKVLNDHLRGVVVRRKLISRREQHLQKAFEKLPYKHFDYHTVMGACCESVVGYMPVPVGLVGPLQLDNKLYHIPMATTEGCLVASTNRGCSALSKCGGVTSQITDDGMSRGPVVRFPNVSAAKKAKDWLEDPVNYQEIKDSFDSTSRFARLNKLKVRLAGRLMYLRFVAKTGDAMGMNMLSKATEFALNKLHFIFPEMQIISISGNMCTDKKPAAVNWIEGRGKSVVCEAIVPASIVETILKTSTAALVDLNSAKNQTGSAMAGSIGGFNAHSANIVTAIFIATGQDAAQNIGSSNCMTLMEPWGPDGKDLYITCTMPSIEVGTIGGGTILAPQGSCLEMLGVKGPHPTSPGENSRQLARIICGAVLAGELSLMSALAAGHLVSSHLRHNRSTLAVGKLAEITEN, via the coding sequence ATGACTCGCCGCCCTCCTTTGAAGTTCCTGGAGGATGTTTCCGAATGTTTGGGGCAAGCCACAGTGAAGCAGCCCTGGGAAGTCCTTTTCGTCTCTCTGACGTCTCTCCTCTCCCTGGTGACGTTTGTTCCCTTGGACGGTGGCTCTCCTGAATGGAGCCCCGTGGTGGTCTTTGTGTTTCGGTTCCTGTCGCTGTTGCGCATGTACGTGCAACTGAAGCGGATTCACCGTCTGGGCTCAGCTGTGCTCCTCCATGTGGCTGGCCTCTATGCTTTCCTTTTAAGCATGACAGCTTTTCTGCTGGGAGGACCCGACGCCGCCTTTTCCGTCCTCCTTCTCTCAGACATCCCCAAGATGACGCAGCTGACGCAGTACGCCCTGAGTGCAACGCATGAGTCCTGCCTCCCTGACAGACTGAGCAGGGCCATGCAGACTCTGCTCCCAACGCTGCTCTACGACACACTCCTCAAACTTCTTCTCTTCACTCTCTTGCCTCTCTTGGTGTCCTCCGTCGTGTTCGCACTCCTGCTCCAAGCCTTTGTCTTTGCCTTCGTCTACCCCCCACTCCTCTCCATTGCGCTTCACCTCATCACTTCTCCGCAAGGACAAGCCAAATGGAATGTCAAGCGAATACTTGAGACCCTTCCCACTCAGGAACCTCCTTCAAGGACACCTCTCCGGGTTCTAGCTTTTCCCGTCCTAGTGCTCCTTCATCTCACTTGTCTCCAACCGCCCAGCCTTCAACTTCACATCCAAAATACTCCTCACATTCTCATCTCCCTCTCTCTTGTCCTTCTTTCCTACTACTTCTACTCCAACAAAGACGAAGACGCCACTTCACTTCACTTAAGGAAGTCATATGAAGAGGCCTTCACAAGGAAACTTCAAGATCAAGATTCATCCGTCTCCCGACTCAAAGACGATTTGGATAGAGCCAGTCAGTCCACAGATGAAGGAATAGGACTCACAAAAAGTGCAAACTCCGCTTCTGACCTTAAGAAATCCAAAATACTTGTAGTTGGAGACGATTCTTCTAGTGAGTCTGCCTGGTCGGAAGTCTATATGCCTGATTTAAAAGACCAAGAAGCCCAAACAACTGAAGAATGTCTTGTCGTCTCATCCAGTGACGAGGATAGAGATGAAACTTTGAGCGAGGATGGAAGTTCGTCCCATCTCTTATCAGGTGATCATCATTCACCACCAAGAAGTATCGAAAGAtgtcttcttattttaaaagagaatGCTCAAAGAAATGAACCGTGTCCTCTTACAGATGAAGAAGTCGTTACTCTTGTGGAAGAGAGGCATATTCGAAGCCATGCTCTAGAAAAGGTGTTGAATGATCATCTAAGAGGTGTTGTTGTTCGTCGCAAACTCATTTCCAGACGTGAGCAACACTTGCAAAAAGCATTTGAGAAGCTTCCATACAAACATTTTGACTATCACACCGTAATGGGAGCTTGCTGTGAGAGTGTAGTTGGTTATATGCCCGTTCCTGTGGGGCTTGTTGGTCCCTTACAGTTAGACaacaaattatatcatattcCAATGGCTACAACTGAGGGTTGCCTTGTAGCAAGTACTAATCGGGGTTGTTCAGCCCTTTCAAAGTGTGGTGGCGTGACTAGTCAAATCACAGACGATGGTATGTCGAGAGGACCTGTAGTTCGTTTTCCAAATGTTAGTGCTGCCAAAAAGGCCAAAGATTGGTTGGAGGATCCCGTCAACTATCAGGAAATCAAGGATAGTTTTGATAGTACAAGTAGATTTGCACGactcaataaattaaaagttcgTCTTGCTGGAAGACTCATGTACCTTCGGTTCGTAGCTAAAACGGGTGATGCAATGGGTATGAATATGTTGTCGAAAGCTACGGAATTCGCCTTAAATAAACTACATTTCATTTTTCCTGAAATGCAAATAATTAGTATTAGTGGAAATATGTGCACAGATAAAAAACCCGCTGCCGTGAATTGGATTGAAGGACGGGGGAAGTCTGTTGTTTGTGAAGCCATCGTTCCTGCATCAATCGTCGAGACTATTCTCAAAACAAGTACGGCCGCATTGGTTGATCTTAATAGTGCTAAGAATCAAACAGGGTCTGCGATGGCTGGATCCATCGGGGGATTTAATGCTCATTCAGCTAATATTGTTACGGCTATATTTATTGCTACGGGCCAAGATGCAGCGCAGAACATTGGGAGTAGTAATTGCATGACTCTAATGGAACCTTGGGGACCTGATGGAAAAGACCTTTATATTACTTGTACCATGCCTTCCATCGAGGTTGGTACTATTGGGGGTGGTACTATTCTGGCGCCTCAGGGCTCTTGTCTAGAAATGCTTGGAGTTAAGGGGCCACATCCTACCTCGCCAGGGGAAAATTCACGTCAACTTGCTCGCATCATATGTGGTGCAGTACTAGCTGGAGAACTATCTTTGATGTCTGCCTTGGCTGCTGGACACTTGGTATCAAGCCATCTCAGGCATAACAGATCTACTCTTGCAGTTGGAAAATTAGCCGAAATTACTGAGAACTAA
- the LOC121129250 gene encoding kelch-like protein 23, which translates to MYIEQIRLLQLISLLTFTTALQKCFPSPSTKCSLKGANLIGVYHEIHNEYFCAERCLDFHDCKWWTYHDARSYENDGKGYANSCELFRSVCSPVFSTYSRTDKRCGIKNTSYVTLVIGGDDRNGNPVGEVEVFDFLGCCEKANFMKNPIRKDIIKKKHASSFINYLNTIISCGGMSAEQPFSASCLIYDFNKLHWYNDTRVIPDMTEARSYFTMEYAYGEIYAMGGYNGEEIIKSVEIYNPITREWRQGPSLSKRLSNHCALKVKDSIYVMGGQSRLNSSETERFVARYNVTSGTWSPFTPMNLPRMNHGCAYDATRGVIIVSGGQIYSNDPQSYEYQISELNLREGIWRDEKDRRNSIEKRIAQSITVYHGIPVVLNGIGKSNRLESIEMQKNGNILGMQRVKLLHDRKYFSWINVPQEMIVTGCHA; encoded by the exons atgtatattgaacaAATTAGATTGCTTCAGTTAATATCTCTTTTGACATTCACCACTGCTCTACAGAAATGTTTTCCATCTCCTTCTACAAAATGCAGTCTCAAAGGAGCTAACTTGATTGGAGTATATCACGAAATTCACAATGAATACTTTTGTGCAGAGCGATGTTTGGACTTTCATGACTGTAAGTG gtgGACCTATCATGACGCTAGGTCTTACGAGAATGATGGTAAAGGGTATGCCAATTCCTGCGAACTATTTAGAAGCGTCTGTAGTCCTGTTTTCTCGACTTACTCCCGTACTGATAAGCGATGTGGAATAAAAAATACCTCTTATGTAACTCTAGTGATTGGAGGTGATGATCGCAATGGGAATCCAGTGGGAGAGGTGGAGGTTTTTGACTTCCTCGGTTGCTGTGAGAAGgctaatttcatgaaaaatccCATAAGAAAGGATATTATCAAAAAGAAGCACGCTTCTAGTTTCATCAACTATTTAAACACAATTATTTCCTGCGGAGGAATGAGTGCAGAGCAGCCATTCTCTGCATCCTGTCTCATCTATGATTTCAACAAACTCCATTGGTATAATGATACCCGAGTGATACCCGATATGACTGAGGCTCGATCATACTTCACAATGGAGTATGCATATGGAGAAATATATGCAATGGGAGGATACAATGGAGAGGAAATCATCAAAAGCGTTGAGATCTACAACCCTATAACGCGTGAATGGAGACAAGGGCCCTCACTCTCTAAACGACTCTCAAATCATTGTGCTCTCAAAGTGAAAGATAGTATTTATGTCATGGGAGGACAAAGTCGGCTCAATTCATCAGAAACAGAGCGTTTTGTAGCAAGGTACAACGTGACCAGCGGAACTTGGAGTCCATTCACACCTATGAACTTACCTAGGATGAATCATGGTTGTGCATATGATGCCACGAGAGGTGTTATTATAGTCTCTGGAGGACAGATATATAGTAACGATCCTCAAAGCTATGAGTATCAAATAAGTGAGTTGAATCTGAGGGAAGGGATTTGGAGGGATGAGAAAGATAGACGCAACTCAATAGAGAAACGGATCGCTCAAAGTATTACCGTCTACCATGGAATACCAGTTGTTTTAAATGGTATAGGTAAATCTAATAGGCTAGAGTCCATTGAAATGCAAAAGAATGGCAACATTTTAGGTATGCAAAGAGTGAAACTCCTACATGATCGAAAGTACTTTTCTTGGATAAATGTCCCTCAGGAAATGATTGTGACAGGATGTCATGCGTAA